The Methanotorris formicicus Mc-S-70 sequence GATTATAATGATGTTGATTTCAAGTTGTTTAGTTTGATATTTATTGTAAGCTTAATAGGAGGAGTGATGTTTGGTTTTTTGGGAAAATATTAGGGAGGATAGTTTGAGATACTTTCTGTTTTTACTTATTATTGTTTTATCTATTGGTTTTTCATACGGTGAGGTAATTGTTGAGTTATCCCCTTCGAATGTAAGTGTAAATGTTGGAGAGTCATTTAATTTAATATTATTAGTTAAAAATGTCCCAAGTAGTACAAAATGTGGGGGTTTTGAAGCAACAATAGATTATGATAAAAGTTTGTTGAATCTAACAAATATTCAGTTAAGTAATACTGCAAATACTGCCGGTTTAAAAACTGTAGATGTTAGTGGTGGAAAAATAAGTTTGATGTGGTTTTCAAATAATCCATACGGGAACTTTACAATTGCAACATTGACATTCAAAGCGTTATCTAATGGAACCACTATGGTAAAGTTAAAAGAAAAAGATACTCCAACATCAGTTTCGGATGAAAATGGGATTAAATATGACATAAACATAATAAATGCAAATATATCAATAAATAGCACTGGGAATAATATAACCAAAATTCCAAATGCCTATTTTGTTGTTAATGTGTTTGAATATAACAAGTCCTTAACTGGGACATTAATTTTAAATAACACTATCACACCAATAAAAGAGATAAATGGAACGATTTCATTGAATAATGTACAACTACTCGGTAATATTGAACCAAATATATCCTACAAGGAATTTACAATTAAAAAAAATATTGGAAAGGCATTATATAGTGGTTTGGCATTTTATGGGGAAAATAATTATGAAAAATTTTATTTAGATAGTGGAGAGTTGAAAAATCTATCCTTGATTGCATATAATGTAAAAGAAAATATCACATACATTTCAGGATGTATATACATATACAATACCTCAAATTATACCACACTTAGTTTAAAATTTTTGGGCAATAAAAGCATCTACAAAATAAAGAATGAATATGTGAATAACAGTTGGATTGGATGTTATTTGTACTTTAATGCAACCCCAAATAAATCAGGAACTTTTGAAATTGCAAATATAAGAATTGCATTTAATAAGTCAGATATAAAATCCTCAGATATATATAAAGTATCCCTTATCAATGTATCTGCCTATTCGGGCGGTAAGATTTTGGATATTGGGAAATCCCCTGCTTTTAGCATATGTGGAGGAACATGTAAACTAGATCCTGAAATTGATATATCTTTAAGGTCTGAACGTTCAAGAATTTCATACACAAATATTTCTTTTGGAGATGCCAAGGTTGTTTACTTAATAAGCGGAAATGAGATTTCAATAACCAATATTTCAGGGAGCATTTTTATAAATACTTCACTATTGGATGTGTTAGATTATAATGTATCATCTGATTTGTTGAATAATATCGCATACAAGAGTATTTTAATGAATGGGAGTACTTTATACTTTAATCTTTCATTTAAACAGCCAATAGTAAATAGAAAAATACTCTATATCAATATTACGCCAAAAACCAATATGGATGCAACAACTACAATGTTATTAAACATAACTCAAAATCTTTCAAAAAGCCTATTGGTTGTAAATATATTCAAAAAAGATTTTTCCTCCCTTCCACCATATTACGGTGGTAATCTTACAAACATATCATTTTCAATTGTTCCTGATGGGGCATATCAAAATAAAACCTACCTTTCCGTTTTGAATTTACCACTTAAATTTTATGAGTGTGGGAATATTGCTATGGATATATATCAAAACGGAATAAAAACAAATACTTCTATTATATTAAACAAAGAAATATCAAATATTACTCAAACATCCCAAATCAACAACACCATACAAATTGATGTGGGAAGCGATAGTACTGAAATTAACATGTCCTATGGACAATATGCCTCTTATCTACATTTAAGATTACTCAATGTAAATTGCAGCATTACTAATATTTCTGGATATGTTTATGTAAATACATCACTATTGGGGATTGAGAATGTAAGTGTATACTCCCATATACTTAACAATATTTCATACAAAAATATATCAATAAATGGAAGTAGTATTTACTTCAATCTATCATTTAAACAACCCATCAACGGAACTACAAGTTTAATAACATTTTCAGTAAAATCCAAAGTGGATAAAACCGTTGATACTGTAATATATTTACATAATCTTACAATATACTCAAATAACACAAAAGTCAATTTAACTGTAAGGAACATGACTGTACATATAATAAAAAGAAAAACAAATGTTCCTCCAAAGTTGACAGTATCTTATGAAATACTGAATAATAATGAAGTTCATTTCCATGCATTTGCATATGATGAAGATGGTGACACTTTAAGTTATTTCTGGGATTTTGGTGATGGATATAACTCCACAAAAAAAGACCCCATACATAGATACTCTAATTATACTTACTATTTAGTGAAGTGTATTGTAAAAGACCCGCTAAATGGAACAGATTGTGCAAAGTTTATTGTAGATATTAAAAATATCAGTCCAATAAATTACGACATCAATATTGGAGAAAATAAAACAAAAAATAGAACATTATATCTAAATATTTCATTAAAAAACCCATTTTCTAATCCAATAACTGCATACATCAACTTCATAAATCGCAAAGATTATGACGTTCCTGAAATCCAATACGATGTAACTTTATCACCAAATGGTACAACAAATGTTTCAATTCCGATAAATATTTCTGAGTCCACCACAAATATAAATTGGAATGTAGAATACTATGGGGTTTATAATAGGAAGTTTAATGACAAAGTCCAATTTATTTGCTATAAGTGGTCATTTAGCAACAGAGTAGATATAACAGAAACGAAGACCAATATAAAAATAAATAACTATACAAAAATAATCTACTTGAATAATTCAAAAGTTGTCTTAAAAATTAATAGAAATAGTGTCATAAAGGATTATGTAATTAATAAAACCATAAAGTTGGATTTAATAAGAAAGAGAGATGTTATTTATTATTGTTTGGTGTCTTTAATTGGTTTTATGGTTGGGCTTATTGTAGTTAGGAGAATTAGATAAACAAAATCCTTAGATAAATAAAATTTTTTTAGGTAAAAATATTTTTTAAACTCATTAAAGTATATATACCAAGTTTTACATAAAATTATTAAATTACAACGGATTGGATTGTTTTGGTGGTTTTATGGAAAATTTAATTACCGATATTAGCAAATTCATTCAATCAAATGACTACAAAGAACGTCTTAATGCTGTGCATTTATTATCTAAAATAAAGAATGAGGATGAATTTAAGAAGGTAGTTTATTATTTGGTTAGATTACTTCATGATGAAAACTCTTTAATTAAGGTTAGTGCTTTGAATTCAATTAAAAAAATCATCAATGAGAATCCAAATATAATCAGCCTACCAGAATTTAAAAAATTAATGTCCCATGCATATATACTTACCTTCACACAAAATAAGATTGTGTTAAATGCTTTGAAATCGTTAATCAACCTCATTCCTGAAAAAGTTATAGAAGATATCATTAATGAACTAACCTATCAAATTTACTCAAAGGATGGTGTTAAAAGGGCACTAGTGATATTAAAAATATCGGCAATATCTCTATATCATCCAGAATACTTAAAAAATACACTCCCTGAAATTATACATCTTCTAATAAATGATAAACTTAGATTAATCCAAATAATTATTGCTTCAATGCTTGACGAATTTAAAGAACCAGAGGCAAAGTTAATACTATCTAAAATTTCGAGATTGAAGTATATTCCATTGAATGTTGATGGATTTACTGATGAAGAAACCACACATCCATTGATAAATATGTACTTTGGTTCCAAACATATAGAAAAAGATGAATTCAAAAAGGTTTTGGAATTTTTAGGGGAAAGTGACCTCATAGTGGAGATATTATCTTTAAGTGTTGTGGAACGTAATGTCGATATGCTCTTTGAACTTTATACTCCGGAGGAAATTAGGGGTTTTATAAATGATATCTTAGATAGATTATACTGTAGATATGAAATTGTAAAGATAATATCTTATCTGACACTTTCAAAAATCATAACACATCGTGATACTGAAAAATATTTGGATAAGGAATTAATAAATAATTATTTATCAATCCTTTTGGAGAGGGGGCACGAATTTTTGATTGAGGGACATATGCTTGTAAAATGTTACATATTAGAGGCGTTGTCAATCATATACACAAATAGTAATAGTTCAGAAATTAAAAAAAGCATAAAAAAATTCGTAAATCGAATAGAAATAAAGGAATTAGTATGCAGCAATCAAAATTGTTATGTCTTTCTAATTTTCCTATTGGCATCTATGAACGAAAATGTGGAAGATTACTTGGCCCCAAATGTTCATCCTGATTTTGATGAAAAATACATACAAGAACTTAAAGGAAAACTCTTTTCCAAAATATTCAGAAACATTGAATTAAAACTCAATAGCGATGATTGGGTCGATAGATTAGTTTCAAGTAAATTATTAGGGAATATCCTTTATGCATACCCATACCACATAAACGAGTACTACGCCATCGTAAAGAACCTACTTTCAGATAACGTTTGGATAATAAGGTCTAAAGGTTCTTGGATTTTAAGAATAATCAACCACAAAAAATACTACATTCCAAAACATGATTTAATTGAGATTTTTGAGTGTATTTATGATTGGTATTCGGAGGTTGTTATTGAACATCTATTGTTATATGCAAATATATTAGGTAATGATTATTCTAACGTAATTAAGGATGAAAATTTGAGGAATTCCATGCTGTCATCAATAATTATGACGTATTTAGTAAATGACAATAAAATTGTTAAATCCCTTGCCAAATATTTGTTAAATAAGTTTCCTGAAGTAGATTATGTTATGGATTATTTTGAAAAGGATGATATTGGAAAATTGGAGATTTTGGAGAATTTAATAGAAAATCCTGCATTTAGGAAACCAGTATTTACAAAAATAAAACTGTGGTTAAATAAAGAAATAAAAGCAAATAATGACGATACCATAGTCCGTATTCTTAAATTTATTGATGGAAAGTACTTCACATCCACAGCCTTTATTTTATATGAGTTAATAAAACTCTACGATAGATATGACATTGCAAAGGAAATCATCGATACAATACAATCCAAATACTCTGAGATTCTTGAGTATTATTTCACTTGTCTATGTAAATGGATTGATAAATATCCAATTCCAATAAAGAGAAAAACTTTAAAAGAAATACTTGAATTTACTAATTTTGGAATAAAACTGAGTGACGAGATGTTAAATAAATTAAAAGAATTGGTAATTTATGAGATGGATGAGGAATCGTTAGAGGTAATTATGGAGATACTTAATACTGTAGGTGACGAAGAAGGAAAACTTTTGGTAATAGAGAGAAAATCACTTGATAGAAAAGCGTGTGAATCAATTGTAAAAAATATTGTTAAAAACAAAGATATTACCAAATTAAAAGAGATTTTTGGTGATAGGGGTATAATATTAAAGGTTATTATTTTAGATAACTTTATAAACCTAATAGAAAACGAGGATAGTGAATTCATAGAATTTCTTAACAACTATTCCAGTGATATCTTTGAGCAGATATGTCCATTAATTGACATCGGTTACTACATAATTTTGGAAAAGATAAAAAAATTCATGGTTGTTTTAATAATTTCAAATCCTGGATTGTTTAGATCATGGATGATTAATAACTATCACAAAATTCAGGAAAAGTGCATCAACTTTTTAAAGAAAATATTGAAGGAACCCTATCCTGAGGTTAAGATTGAGTTGTTGGACATTCTTGAGGATGCTTTGAATGAGGGTTATTATGAGTTAGTATATAAGTTCCTACCTGAACTCTCCGAACTTTTAAACTATAGGATGTGGGAGGTAAAATCACGTGCTTTGAAATTAATTATAGCCCTAAATGTGGAAAAAGAAGATGTTGATGATGTTGTTGTAAATATATTAAAAAGTTTTGAAAGTCCTGATGAGGATTTTAGACTGTATTTGCTTAGGGCGTTGAAAAATTTGCCAACTTCAAGAAAACATGGAGAAAAGGTTATTGGGTTATTGGAAGAGTTAAAACCTCCTGGAGGATACCTAAAGAGTATTGTGAATGATACCCTTAGAAAATATAGGGGGGATATGTAAATTCTACAAGATTTTGAATTTATTTGGAGATGGTTCGTAAATTTCTCCTTCGTCAATCAACTCTTGAATAACTTCATAGATTTCATCTTCATCCATGCCTAACTTATCACAGATTTCATCAAGAGATATTCCCTCATTTTCCCCAATTAGTCCCAATATTTCATCTTTAATATTTTCATTTTTGATAACCTCAGTATCCTCCCCATATATACTTTCTAAAATCTCCTCTTCAATATCTTTTTCTTCAAATGATTCATCTTCAATAAAGTATTTTCTTGTTTTTTCTATCTCTAAATCCCTCAATTCCTTCCATTTTTCTTTGTCTTTATTTCTCTTTTTTACAATCTCTAATGCTATGTATTTTATCCCCTCATGCATCCTAACTCTACCAATCACGTCAACAAAATCTCCCTCTTTGATATCTAATCCCTTATCTCCAAAATACCTAACTAAAACACCACCAACTTCAAAAGAGTGGATTTTTCCAACGCTTATATTCTTTACCTCTCCTAAAACTCTAACCCTATAAATTTTATGCCCTTCTAAAACTAATGCATTATCTTCAACTTCATTTTTTAAAAATTCCTCTGGATGTATTTTATAGGCAACGTATCTCATAATTTCACCTAAAAAAAGTTAATTATTTATTCATCTTCATTTATTATAACTACAAGATAGTTTATAAGTTGGGTTTTGGTGGTGGATAAAGTTTATGTTTATTTGCTTCAATTCTTTGCAAAATTTCTTCAATTTTTGATATTGGGACATTTAATTCCTTTGAAATTTCTTTTTTATCCTTCCCTTCCTCTAAAGCCATCAATATCTTATCTAACAAATCATAGGTAATTCCAAGTTCTTCCTCATCTGTCTGCCCTTCCCATAAACCTGCTGATGGTGATTTCTCAATAATTTCTTTTGGAATGCCTAAGTATCTTGCCAACCTTCTAACATCTGTTTTAAATAAATTACCTATTGGCAAAATATCGCATCCTAAATCCCCATATTTTGTAGCATACCCCATATATGCCTCTGATTTATTCCCAGTTCCAACAACAAGGAGATTATATTTATTCGCAAAGTAATACAAGATACACATTCTTATCCTTGGTTTTAGATTTGCATCTGCTCTTTTATCAAATTCTCTTGTAGGAACATAACCTCCAGCACCAAATGCCTTCAATATATCTGTTATATCTGAAACAATGTATTTAATGCCGAGAGTTTTTGCCACAAGTTCAGCATGCTCTCTATCCTTTGGATTAGAGTTTTTTTCTGGCATTATTAAACCTAAAACCTTATCTTTCCCCAATGCCTTAACACACAAGTAGGCAGTTAATGATGAATCAATTCCCCCACTTAAACCTAAAACAACTCCATCTACCTTTGCCTCTTCAACTTTCTCTTTTATGAATGTGCAGATTTTATTTATTATTTCCTCTTCATTCATGATTTCACCAAATTGTTTTTAAATTATTATTTTGATTTTTATATTTAAATTTTTATTTGAAAACCAAAAAATTATCTATCGCTAAAGTTTGTAT is a genomic window containing:
- a CDS encoding NAD+ synthase, coding for MNEEEIINKICTFIKEKVEEAKVDGVVLGLSGGIDSSLTAYLCVKALGKDKVLGLIMPEKNSNPKDREHAELVAKTLGIKYIVSDITDILKAFGAGGYVPTREFDKRADANLKPRIRMCILYYFANKYNLLVVGTGNKSEAYMGYATKYGDLGCDILPIGNLFKTDVRRLARYLGIPKEIIEKSPSAGLWEGQTDEEELGITYDLLDKILMALEEGKDKKEISKELNVPISKIEEILQRIEANKHKLYPPPKPNL
- a CDS encoding PKD domain-containing protein, whose product is MVFWENIREDSLRYFLFLLIIVLSIGFSYGEVIVELSPSNVSVNVGESFNLILLVKNVPSSTKCGGFEATIDYDKSLLNLTNIQLSNTANTAGLKTVDVSGGKISLMWFSNNPYGNFTIATLTFKALSNGTTMVKLKEKDTPTSVSDENGIKYDINIINANISINSTGNNITKIPNAYFVVNVFEYNKSLTGTLILNNTITPIKEINGTISLNNVQLLGNIEPNISYKEFTIKKNIGKALYSGLAFYGENNYEKFYLDSGELKNLSLIAYNVKENITYISGCIYIYNTSNYTTLSLKFLGNKSIYKIKNEYVNNSWIGCYLYFNATPNKSGTFEIANIRIAFNKSDIKSSDIYKVSLINVSAYSGGKILDIGKSPAFSICGGTCKLDPEIDISLRSERSRISYTNISFGDAKVVYLISGNEISITNISGSIFINTSLLDVLDYNVSSDLLNNIAYKSILMNGSTLYFNLSFKQPIVNRKILYINITPKTNMDATTTMLLNITQNLSKSLLVVNIFKKDFSSLPPYYGGNLTNISFSIVPDGAYQNKTYLSVLNLPLKFYECGNIAMDIYQNGIKTNTSIILNKEISNITQTSQINNTIQIDVGSDSTEINMSYGQYASYLHLRLLNVNCSITNISGYVYVNTSLLGIENVSVYSHILNNISYKNISINGSSIYFNLSFKQPINGTTSLITFSVKSKVDKTVDTVIYLHNLTIYSNNTKVNLTVRNMTVHIIKRKTNVPPKLTVSYEILNNNEVHFHAFAYDEDGDTLSYFWDFGDGYNSTKKDPIHRYSNYTYYLVKCIVKDPLNGTDCAKFIVDIKNISPINYDINIGENKTKNRTLYLNISLKNPFSNPITAYINFINRKDYDVPEIQYDVTLSPNGTTNVSIPINISESTTNINWNVEYYGVYNRKFNDKVQFICYKWSFSNRVDITETKTNIKINNYTKIIYLNNSKVVLKINRNSVIKDYVINKTIKLDLIRKRDVIYYCLVSLIGFMVGLIVVRRIR